From the genome of Papaver somniferum cultivar HN1 chromosome 2, ASM357369v1, whole genome shotgun sequence, one region includes:
- the LOC113348299 gene encoding peptidyl-prolyl cis-trans isomerase FKBP65-like, with product MDLEMDDIDEQIAPPKSDKEEEFRPYYPEKVDEEGVITKTGLKKKLVKIGDGWDAPEEGDEITVNFKAKVVGGEQFAASAQGEPLVVIVGKDIILKGCKEGIITMRKGELSIFTVPPELTAGIQLQYPDIPQNATLQFEVELLSWYKVIDVCEDGGVFKKILSRSEVFERVEKKDEVTVKYEVKLEDGTVVAKSPEEGVEFLVNDGHLCPAIAKVVVTMRKEEKAILRVEPEYAFGSTGKPAQDGLSAIPPNAVVNIALELVSFKLLEYITEDMLVIKKITVPGVGFEKPNSGTTAQIRYIAKLADGVIFDKKGHDEEDLLEFKVDEEEIIEGLDKAVATMKRGEFALVIINPEYGYGSSETKTKFAVVPPNSILHYEVEMVGFTKVTESWDMEAAQKLEYAAKRKEEGNVYFKAGKYKRASLRYDMAAKYVEFESTFDEEQKKAGHFFKVTCQLNNASCKIKLKEFREAAALCTKVLKLEPSNIKALFRRAQAYMETIDLDLAELDLKKALEIDPDNREVTTQLLRLKNLRTFHDKKDAALYANMMKKL from the exons ATGGATTTGGAAATGGATGATATTGATGAACAAATAGCACCACCAAAatcagacaaagaagaagaatttagaccTTACTATCCTGAGAAAGTCGATGAAGAAGGTGTTATTACTAAGACTGGTTTGAAGAAGAAACTTGTTAAGATTGGTGATGGCTGGGATGCTCCTGAAGAAGGAGATGAAATCACAG TGAATTTTAAGGCTAAGGTTGTTGGTGGTGAACAATTTGCTGCAAGTGCACAAGGGGAACCCTTGGTTGTCATTGTGGGGAAGG ATATCATTTTAAAAGGATGCAAGGAGGGTATAATTACAATGAGGAAGGGAGAACTCTCCATTTTTACGGTACCACCTGAATTGACTGCAGGAATCCAACTTCAATACCCAGACATTCCTCAAAATGCAACTTTACAGTTCGAGGTAGAACTCTTGTCTTGGTACAAAGTTATCGATGTCTGTGAAGATGGAGGAGTCTTTAAGAAAATTTTATCTAGAAGTGAGGTGTTTGAACGAGTGGAGAAGAAAGACGAAGTGACAG TTAAATACGAAGTGAAACTTGAGGATGGTACTGTTGTGGCAAAATCACCTGAAGAAGGAGTTGAATTTCTTGTGAATGATG GCCATCTTTGTCCTGCCATTGCGAAAGTCGTGGTTACTATGCGGAAGGAAGAGAAAGCTATCTTACGAGTGGAGCCTGAAT ATGCATTTGGTAGTACCGGGAAACCTGCACAGGATGGTCTTTCAGCCATTCCTCCAAATGCAGTGGTAAATATTGCCTTAGAGCTGGTGTCGTTCAAACTACTGGAGTATATAACGGAGGATATGTTAGTTATCAAGAAAATCACAGTTCCTGGAGTAGGATTTGAGAAGCCAAACAGTGGAACCACGGCTCAGA TCAGATATATCGCTAAGCTCGCGGATGGTGTCATTTTTGACAAGAAGGGTCACGACGAGGAGGATTTATTGGAGTTTAAAGTGGATGAAG AGGAGATTATTGAAGGCCTTGATAAGGCGGTTGCTACCATGAAACGAGGAGAATTTGCTTTAGTTATCATCAACCCTGAGTATGGATATGGTAGTAGTGAAACTAAAACGAAGTTTGCTGTTGTTCCCCCAAATTCAATTCTACATTATGAAGTTGAGATGGTAGGATTTACAAAG GTTACAGAATCATGGGATATGGAGGCAGCACAGAAGCTTGAATATGCGGCAAAACGGAAAGAGGAAGGCAATGTTTATTTCAAGGCTGGAAAGTATAAGAGAGCTTCATTAAGATATGATATG GCAGCTAAGTATGTGGAGTTTGAGAGTACTTTTGACGAGGAGCAAAAGAAGGCAGGTCATTTCTTCAAAGTTACCTGTCAACTAAACAATGCTTCGTGCAAAATTAAGCTGAAGGAATTCAGAGAAGCTGCAGCGTTATGCACAAAG GTACTGAAGCTAGAACCTAGTAATATTAAAGCACTTTTTCGGAGAGCTCAAGCTTACATGGAAACAATAGATTTGGATCTGGCTGAGTTGGACTTGAAAAAAGCTCTTGAAATCGATCCCGACAACAG AGAGGTAACTACCCAACTGCTAAGACTTAAGAATTTGAGGACATTTCATGACAAGAAAGATGCAGCACTTTATGCCAACATGATGAAAAAACTTTGA